ACGACATGGGTTAGTTTCCCTTTACAGTAGAAGCAGCGGAAATTCCAGTCCTGTCATCATTTCCACCTTGTGGTCGGCTGCCGCTGCTCAAAATGCTGGATAGGATAATTGGTGTTGCAACAATCAGCACGACAGCACCGATTGCCAAAATTGTCAGTCCCGTGCGGTTTGGTGCGTGCATCTCATCTGATTGTGCTGGTGCTGAAGTTTGCGCACTATCGCTCAAAGCAGAGAAATTTGAAACAGGGCGTGCTGGAAGCGTTGAAGGTGCAGAGAGAGCCATTCTGTGCTCGAGTGCATCGTTCAGGATAACCGTGTGCTGGCAGCCTACAGTTGTATAGACGAAGAATGCAGCAGCAAGCACCATCGTGAGCAGTTTAGAGTAGGCGAATGTTGGAGTCATTGCTTTTCATTAATTTGCTTTAAGACTTAAAGATAAATTATCAAACGCCTTCAATCAAACACTTTGGTTATGATGCGAATTGGTATTGGCATTGACATTCACCCGCTTGTTGAAGGGCGCAAGCTAATCATCGGCGGCGTTGAGATTCCATACGACAAAGGTCTTGATGGACATAGCGATGCGGATGTGCTTTTGCATGCGATTTCAGATGCACTGTTGGGCGCTGCGGCGCTGGGAGATATTGGTAGACATTTTCCAAACACTGACCCTGCTTTCAAAGATGTCGATAGTCAATACTTGCTGAAAAAGGTGCGTCAACTTTTGGAGCGGCAAAATTACAAACCCGTCAATGTGGATGCGATGCTGCTGTTGGAAAAGCCGAAAATTGCGCCGTTTATTCCGCAGATGCGAAAAAACATTGCACGCTGCCTGCAGATAGAGCTTGATTCTGTATCAATCAAAGCGACAACCAGTGAAGGCTTAGGATTTGTGGGCAAAGGCGAAGGTGCCACAGCGCACGCCGTCTGCATGATTGAGAAAATCAAGGTCTAGAGATACAAGAATGTGCTCGAGACTGTTGCGTAAAAAAGTTTTTTCTTAAATTCACTTGCCAAATAGTAATGCATTTTCGTAACTAAACATATTGAGTATTGGATACAAAAGTTGCGCGCGAAAAAGCCGTGTTGGTCGGCGTGAGCCGTCCGCCCGAAGTCCTCAAATCCCAAGTACAAGATTACCTCAGTGAATTAGAAAGACTTGCAGATACTGCAGGTGCCATTGTGCTACACAAATTCATCCAAGAACGCACACAGCTCGAGCCTGCCTTTTATGTGGGTAAAGGCAAAGTCAATGAGCTTGCAAATTTTGTCAAAGCGCAGGGTGTGGATGTAGTGATTTTCGATGAAGACCTCTCACCTGTGCAAGTGCGAAACTTGGAGAAAGGTTTAGAATGCAAAATCATTGACCGAACAGCGCTCATCTTGCAAATTTTTGCAGTGCATGCAAAGTCGGCACAAGCGAAAATGCAAGTAGAGCTTGCACAATTAGAATACCTTCTGCCAAGGCTTACGCGCCAATGGACACACCTCTCTAAACAAAAAGGGGGAATTGGCACGAAGGGACCCGGAGAGACACAAATTGAAACCGACCGTCGTCTTGTTTGGCGACGTATTGCTACACTTAAACGTAAACTGAGCGAATACGATAAGCAGCATCACACGCAAACCAAGTGGCGTGGGAACGTGGTACGCATTGCGCTTGTGGGCTATACGAATGCAGGCAAGACCACTTTGATGAATGCACTCTGTCCTAACATGCGCACAAAGGGTGAAAATCAACTCTTTGCGACGCTCGACACCACCACACGCAAAGTGATACTACAACACAACAAACGTGCGCTCATCTCTGATACGGTTGGATTTATTCGTAAGCTGCCGCATAAACTCGTCGAGAGTTTCAAATCCACGCTGCAAGAAGTGCGCGATGCTGATATTCTCTTGCATGTGGTCGATAGTGGTCATCCACACTACGAGGAGCAGATTCAGGTGGTGGAACAGACGCTGGCAGAGATGAATACCAGAAGCAAGGTAATGATTACAGTGTTCAATAAAATTGACCTACTCCCTGCCGATTTTGACTTTGTGGCGGCAAAGAAGCGCTACGGGCATTGTGTCTTTGTCTCGGCAGAGCGTGGGATTGGGATTGAACAGCTTAAGGAGACAATTGCACGTGTGATGGACTCTGAATTTCAAGAGCGCACAGCACGCGTGCATATTTCCGAGTACAAGTTCATCAGTTTCCTGCACGACACCACCGAAGTGCTCGAAAAGAACTACGACGGGGAGTACATTGAAGTGCGTTTCCGCGCACCAAAGAACATGCTGGCTCGTATTGATGCTATGCTGCAAAAACTACATAACTAAGTTTTCAGATTTGATGATGTTATGGCTCTTGCCGACAGAATTGATGGGCTAAAGGCACTTTGGAAATTTGACAATCGCTTGCAACTGCTGCTGTCGCGGCTCTGTTTTAGAGAGCACGGACTGAACGTGTATTACCTCAACGGAATGCAAATTTTGGTAGACCACCAAGCTGGTGATGAAAGCGGTACACGTCATGTCCTGGTTTCCCCCATGTATCAGCAATTTCTGCCGCAGATGAGCTTTAAAGCGCCGATTAACGTGTTGGATTTGGGTGCAAATGGCGGTGGATTTGCTTTAATGCTCAAAAATAATGGCATTGCACTCAGGAAAGTTGTGGCAGTAGAGTTCAATCCAAATACGTATGCACGCTTACATTTTAACTTGACGCAAAACTTAGACTGCCAGGTAATTGCACTCAATGCTGCAGCAGTAGGAGAGACCAAATCGCTCCAACTTCAGGTCGGACAAGGGGGGACATCAGACAACATTTACCAGCCGCTGACTTCTGGGAATGCAAAAACGGTAACGATTGAGGGCGTAACGATGGATGAGCTATACAGCCGATATTTTGATGGCGAAAAAATAGATATGTGCAAAATCGATATTGAAGGCGCAGAGCATGAAATCTTCTCAATGCCGTATCACCATAGTTTGAAGCATGTGCGATACCTTATCATTGAAATTCACGGCAATGATGAGCAAAGAAAGGATGCGGTCTTACAAGCCTTGAAAAAATTGGGGTTCAAGTCACAGCCAAGAGTAGCAGTAAATGAGCAGGATGTCTATTTTTTGCAAACGCTGGCGAAGCATAGCAACGACGGCATCACGCGAAAGTGTGTGCCCCAAAGTAACTCTTTTTGTCCCTGCAAATCATTAGTCACGCTCGTGCATCGCATTTAGCAAGACCGCGCCGTCCTTCGTATATTTCAAGTTCTAATCAACAAACTGATCTCTATGACATCGCGCGAGATTCGTCAATCGTTTCTGGATTTCTTCAGGTCAAAAGGTCATGAAATTGTGCGTTCGGCGCCCGTTGTGCCCGCAGATGATCCAACACTGCTTTTCACCAATGCGGGGATGAACCAGTTCAAAGATGTTTTTCTTGGAACAGGAACGCGCCCTTACACCCGCGCCGCAAACACACAAAAATGCATCCGCGCCTCTGGCAAACACAACGACCTTGAAGATGTCGGCAAAGACACCTACCACCACACCTTTTTTGAAATGCTCGGCAATTGGTCGTTTGGCGATTACTACAAAAAAGAAGCAATTGCTTGGGCGTGGGAATTGCTCACAGAGGTCTGGAGACTGCCAAAAGATCGACTTTACGCTACCGTTTTTCAAGACGATGACGAAGCCTTTGAACTGTGGAGAACGGTGACGGACATTCACCCTTCGCATATTCAGCGGCACGGCAAAAAAGATAACTTCTGGGAAATGGGCGAGACAGGTCCATGCGGACCTTGCTCTGAAATTCACATTGACCTGACGCCCGACAAAAGCGGTGCGCAACTTGTCAATGCAGGCTCAGCGCAAGTTATCGAGATTTGGAACTTGGTGTTTATCCAATTCAACCGCACTAGCAAAGGCGAGTTAGAGCCACTGCCCGCAAAGCATGTGGATACTGGAATGGGCTTTGAGCGCATTACTGCAGTGCTGCAAGGCAAGACCTCAAACTATGATTCAGACATTTTTGCGCCGCTGCTTCAAAAGATCATGGACTTGACTGGTATAGCTTATACCGCGAAGTTGGAAAGCGAAACTGACATCGCTATGCGCGTGCTGGCAGATCATGTGCGCACGCTGTCGTTTGCCATTGCTGACGGCGCAACACCATCTAACGAAGGACGTGGCTATGTGCTGCGCCGAATTTTGCGTCGCGCTGTACGCTATGCCAAGAAACTGGGGCAAGATGAAGCAACGCTTTACAAGCTGGTTGAGACGCTGGTGCAAACGATGGGCGATGTGTTTCCAGAACTCAAAGAGCGCCAAAAGGCTATTGAGCAAATCATTCGCGCTGAAGAAGAAAGTTTCCTTGCCACACTCGATAGAGGCATGGAAATTTTCAGCGAGATTGCTGAGCGCGCCAAATCCACAAAAGTGATTGCAGGCGAAGATGCTTTCAAACTCTATGACACCTACGGCTTCCCGCTTGACCTCACGCGTCTAATGGCACAAGAAATTGGGCTAAGTGTCGATGAAAACGGTTTTGAAGCGCAGATGCAAGCACAAAAAGCACGCGCACGCGAGGATCGCAAAAAGAAAGTGCAATCCGTTGAAGCAGGTAGCGCAGCATGGATTCAACTCTCGGAAGGCAGCGACTCACAATTCAAAGGCTACACTACATTAACAACACGCTCAACGGTAAGACTGGTGCGAAAAACTGCTGACAGACTTTTTATCGTCTTAGACCAAACGCCGTTCTATGCAGAGTCAGGTGGGCAAGTGGGTGACACGGGCATGCTGCTATCTTCACAATACACGTTCTTTGTGTGTGATACACAAAAAGAAGGCGAGAAAATCGTGCACATCATTGATCGTATTCTGAACAACGCCTCGCAACAGACCCTGAAGCCTAACGATTTTGACGTGTCGGAACTGCCAGATGAGCTTGAAGCGCAGGTTGATGCAGAGCGCCGATATGCTACGATGGTAAATCACACCGCAACGCATCTATTGCATGCAGCGCTGCGCAAAGTACTGGGAGAGCATGTCCAGCAAAAAGGGTCGCTGGTGACGCCAGAGCGCCTACGCTTTGACTTCAGTCATTTTGAGAAAGTCAGTGATGAACAGTTGGCACAAATTGAGCGCATGGTCAATGAGCAGATACGCAGCGCAAAAGAGACCATCAAGCATGAAGATGTGCCATTTGAAGAGGCAAAGCGAATGGGGGCGCTGGCATTCTTTGGCGATAAATACGGCGAGCGTGTGCGCGTTGTGGAAATACCTGCCTTCTCTATTGAGTTTTGCGGCGGCACACACTTAGATAACATCGGGCAAATTGGGCTCTTTAAAATCGTAAGTGAATCCTCAATTGCCTCGGGAGTGCGGCGCGTGGAAGCGATTACTGGCAAAGCCGCTGAAGAGCTCTTCCGTGCAGAGTTTATGCAATTGCAATCGCTGCGGCAATTGCTCAATGCCTCATCAGATAGCGACACCGTAGAGCGAGTAAGAAAACTTTTAGAAGAAAAACGCGCGATGGAAAAGCAAGTAGAGAAACTTCGCTTAGAGACTGCTCGCTACAAACTCAACGATATTCTTGATGCACCTGAACACATCTCTGACATTGAAGTCGTTGCACGCGAGATTGATTGGGTACAAAGTGCCGATGAACTGCAAGGCGTAGCAGAATTGGCGCGTCAGCAACTCAAAAGCGGTGCAGCGCTCTTAGGCAGTGTCATTGATGGAAAAGTCTCGCTTGTGGCGATCATTACAGATGACCTTGTAGAAAAAAAGAAATTGCATGCAGGTAAACTCATCGGCGATGTGGCTAAGGTAGTCGAAGGCGGTGGCGGCGGTAGAGCACAACTAGCAACGGCAGGCGGAAAAAATCCAGCTAAACTCCCCGATGCGATGACAAGATTCAAGGAGCTTATCGCCATGCAACTAAACTAAACTATCGCAAGGAAGCGAATTTGGACATCACAAGATATAGTTTAGCACAGTCGTGTGGGCTAGCGTGTGCTTCTGCTCTGAAAGCATGGAAAGTATAAAGCAGAGCAGCGCAATCCAGTAACTTTTTTGTATTTTTAGCCTCAGAAACTTTGAAATAAATCTCCGCTGCGTGAAGCATACGCCTCTTTATCACATACACTGCAAGTTAGGTGCAAAACTTATTGAGTTCGGTGGGTATGAGATGCCTGTGCAGTACAGCAGTATCATTGAAGAGCATCACACGGTGCGGTGCG
The sequence above is drawn from the [Chlorobium] sp. 445 genome and encodes:
- a CDS encoding 2-C-methyl-D-erythritol 2,4-cyclodiphosphate synthase, whose amino-acid sequence is MRIGIGIDIHPLVEGRKLIIGGVEIPYDKGLDGHSDADVLLHAISDALLGAAALGDIGRHFPNTDPAFKDVDSQYLLKKVRQLLERQNYKPVNVDAMLLLEKPKIAPFIPQMRKNIARCLQIELDSVSIKATTSEGLGFVGKGEGATAHAVCMIEKIKV
- the hflX gene encoding GTPase HflX, whose amino-acid sequence is MDTKVAREKAVLVGVSRPPEVLKSQVQDYLSELERLADTAGAIVLHKFIQERTQLEPAFYVGKGKVNELANFVKAQGVDVVIFDEDLSPVQVRNLEKGLECKIIDRTALILQIFAVHAKSAQAKMQVELAQLEYLLPRLTRQWTHLSKQKGGIGTKGPGETQIETDRRLVWRRIATLKRKLSEYDKQHHTQTKWRGNVVRIALVGYTNAGKTTLMNALCPNMRTKGENQLFATLDTTTRKVILQHNKRALISDTVGFIRKLPHKLVESFKSTLQEVRDADILLHVVDSGHPHYEEQIQVVEQTLAEMNTRSKVMITVFNKIDLLPADFDFVAAKKRYGHCVFVSAERGIGIEQLKETIARVMDSEFQERTARVHISEYKFISFLHDTTEVLEKNYDGEYIEVRFRAPKNMLARIDAMLQKLHN
- a CDS encoding alanine--tRNA ligase, with the translated sequence MTSREIRQSFLDFFRSKGHEIVRSAPVVPADDPTLLFTNAGMNQFKDVFLGTGTRPYTRAANTQKCIRASGKHNDLEDVGKDTYHHTFFEMLGNWSFGDYYKKEAIAWAWELLTEVWRLPKDRLYATVFQDDDEAFELWRTVTDIHPSHIQRHGKKDNFWEMGETGPCGPCSEIHIDLTPDKSGAQLVNAGSAQVIEIWNLVFIQFNRTSKGELEPLPAKHVDTGMGFERITAVLQGKTSNYDSDIFAPLLQKIMDLTGIAYTAKLESETDIAMRVLADHVRTLSFAIADGATPSNEGRGYVLRRILRRAVRYAKKLGQDEATLYKLVETLVQTMGDVFPELKERQKAIEQIIRAEEESFLATLDRGMEIFSEIAERAKSTKVIAGEDAFKLYDTYGFPLDLTRLMAQEIGLSVDENGFEAQMQAQKARAREDRKKKVQSVEAGSAAWIQLSEGSDSQFKGYTTLTTRSTVRLVRKTADRLFIVLDQTPFYAESGGQVGDTGMLLSSQYTFFVCDTQKEGEKIVHIIDRILNNASQQTLKPNDFDVSELPDELEAQVDAERRYATMVNHTATHLLHAALRKVLGEHVQQKGSLVTPERLRFDFSHFEKVSDEQLAQIERMVNEQIRSAKETIKHEDVPFEEAKRMGALAFFGDKYGERVRVVEIPAFSIEFCGGTHLDNIGQIGLFKIVSESSIASGVRRVEAITGKAAEELFRAEFMQLQSLRQLLNASSDSDTVERVRKLLEEKRAMEKQVEKLRLETARYKLNDILDAPEHISDIEVVAREIDWVQSADELQGVAELARQQLKSGAALLGSVIDGKVSLVAIITDDLVEKKKLHAGKLIGDVAKVVEGGGGGRAQLATAGGKNPAKLPDAMTRFKELIAMQLN